In Topomyia yanbarensis strain Yona2022 chromosome 2, ASM3024719v1, whole genome shotgun sequence, one DNA window encodes the following:
- the LOC131678655 gene encoding required for meiotic nuclear division protein 1 homolog encodes MMYRIKPAITVIPLVYKRLISNLFEKPSCSGPSRIRHKNSTRNDSLVKDIGKRCRCISSSSIMKLHENTQLKKRPRRKLEDEVGKLENGYLPVTAFATAEEYELERLLIALRNQNLYEPKLFLSSEDNDPNVLHVTAKYKVDNESRDVYFFRQGTVVLWNCTDLENNNILRFLKQFEQDAYDESTVLEESETMLYNSSESTAKLKNNSFYVSKNEDADLEKYTFSNAMSLSVKLGIWEACLERYIESMAYVTDNLKKGTRLKISRPVMLRKTGELFALRHLINLSSDLLDVPDFYWDREQLEPLYQQTCAYFSINRRTRVMNEKLNHCVELADLISSNLNEKHHVRLEWMIIILIMVEVGFEILHYADKFL; translated from the exons ATGATGTATCGGATAAAGCCAGCAATTACCGTAATACCGCTTGTGTATAAACGTTTAATTTCAAATCTTTTTGAAAAACCATCTTGTAGCGGACCGTCAAGAATTCGTCACAAAAATAGTACAAGAAATGATTCTCTAGTAAAGGATATTGGGAAACGATGTCGATGTATTTCATCATCATCTATCATGAAACTGCACGAGAACACGCAGCTTAAGAAACGTCCCCGTAGAAAGCTAGAAGATGAAGTTGGCAAACTTGAGAATGGTTATTTACCTGTAACAGCTTTTGCAACCGCTGAGGAATATGAACTGGAACGCTTGCTTATTGCCCTTAGAAATCAAAACCTATATGAACCAAAGCTGTTCCTATCCAGTGAAGATAATGATCCGAACGTATTGCATGTAACCGCTAAGTATAAAGTAGACAATGAATCCCGcgatgtatatttttttcgtcagGGTACAGTTGTTTTGTGGAATTGTACAGACTTGGAGAACAATAATATCTTAAGGTTTCTGAAGCAGTTTGAACAG GATGCTTATGATGAGTCCACTGTATTAGAAGAGAGTGAAACAATGCTATATAACAGTAGCGAATCAACGGCGAAACTGAAAAATAACAGTTTTTATGTCTCCAAGAACGAAGATGCTGACCTGGAAAAGTACACATTTTCCAATGCCATGTCACTGTCAGTAAAACTGGGTATTTGGGAAGCGTGCCTTGAACGATACATTGAATCGATGGCATATGTGACGGATAATCTGAAAAAGGGTACACGTCTTAAAATATCTCGCCCTGTAATGCTTCGCAAAACTGGCGAACTGTTCGCTCTGCGCCATTTAATCAATCTAAGCTCAGACCTTCTGGATGTGCCGGATTTCTATTGGGATCGTGAACAACTAGAACCGCTTTATCAGCAAACCTGCGCCTATTTTAGCATCAATCGACGAACAAGAGTAATGAATGAGAAACTTAATCACTGTGTTGAGCTAGCCGATTTAATCAGTTCAAATCTGAATGAAAAACATCATGTTCGATTGGAATGGATGATAATTATTCTAATAATGGTTGAGGTCGGGTTTGAAATATTGCATTACGCGGATAAGTTTTTGTAa
- the LOC131678653 gene encoding anaphase-promoting complex subunit 7, giving the protein MKMGTLFEHLKTLFDYELYSNAKTLSNLILAVYENNRVILTPQQHFCTLVYYAESLFHEHQYREAEGIFKQALQAKRILPKSKSPVHKLSENNLDIFSEVEIKFKTAMCLIEIKRFRDAIATLQSLSIKQRTPKVNMLLSRLCHNHGHERTAIGMYKEVLKDCPLAFEAIEGLLSLGTNGIEVNTLVLNATLASQCNDWLSNWIKAHAHIQSRKYSEAIQTLRAVESNTSLTNYHQLLVLIGECYYHNGEYENAYTYLKRAHSLYPYMKNGIQILAILMAKKKKVSELEKMIAPTSTFPYEYSSEMWFVMAQYLFATAKYDKAVYFVQKACFLNPKNAEALILKAEILLQLKKYQEAIAHLRFAQQFAPYRYEVHKVLVDTYININRLREAQVQALKALKTIGESPRLLVLLGRTYLKDDGTKGKAKTLFQKALELNENYLPAVYLLADLYQYENDVASCMKLLKKHAMLTQNCKLHAMLGDLLSSDKDHSGALEHYTIALNLDPTNGCAMAGLLAMGQSGTSGTGGVNTSYLDSSMAEDGSDVPDNPLEMIEMPQNVHNDVESESDIMWSDVEIEINQ; this is encoded by the exons ATGAAAATGGGTACCCTTTTCGAACATTTAAAGACGCTGTTTGATTATGAGTTATATtcaaacgcaaaaacattg TCTAATTTGATATTAGCGGTATATGAGAATAATAGAGTAATACTGACTCCGCAACAACATTTCTGCACTTTGGTTTATTATGCCGAATCGCTTTTCCACGAGCATCAGTACCGGGAAGCGGAGGGAATATTCAAGCAAGCCCTACAGGCTAAGCGTATTCTTCCAAAGTCAAAATCACCAGTACATAAGTTATCGGAAAACAATTTGGATATATTTTCGGAAGTTGAAATCAAGTTTAAAACCGCCATGTGTTTAATAGAGATAAAACGATTTCGTGATGCGATCGCTACTCTGCAGTCGCTGTCAATCAAACAACGGACTCCAAAAGTTAACATGCTTTTGAGCCGATTATGTCACAATCACGGACATGAAAGAACAGCAATCGGAATGTATAAAGAGGTTCTTAAAGATTGTCCTTTAGCGTTCGAAGCCATTGAAGGTCTTTTGTCACTTGGCACAAATGGGATTGAAGTTAACACTTTAGTGCTTAACGCAACGCTTGCTTCCCAATGCAATGACTGGTTGAGCAACTGGATTAAAGCCCATGCTCATATCCAGAGCAGAAAGTATTCGGAAGCTATACAGACACTTCGTGCTGTCGAATCAAATACTTCGCTAACTAACTATCACCAGCTTTTGGTATTGATAGGAGAGTGTTACTACCATAATGGAGAATACGAAAATGCTTACACATATTTGAAAAGGGCGCACAGCTTATATCCCTATATGAAAAATGGTATTCAAATCTTGGCTATTTTGATGGCAAAGAAAAAGAAAGTTAGCGAGTTAGAAAAAATGATTGCTCCTACCTCGACTTTTCCATATGAATATTCTTCAGAAATGTGGTTTGTAATGGCGCAATATTTGTTCGCTACCGCAAAATACGATAAAGCAGTTTATTTTGTCCAGAAGGCCTGCTTTCTGAATCCGAAAAATGCCGAAGCACTTATTCTGAAGGCGGAAATCTTGTTGCAGCTAAAGAAGTACCAAGAAGCAATAGCTCATCTACGATTCGCGCAACAATTTGCTCCTTACCGTTACGAGGTGCATAAAGTACTGGTGGATACCTATATAAATATAAACCGATTACGAGAGGCTCAAGTTCAGGCTCTGAAAGCTTTAAAAACTATAGGTGAATCGCCGAGACTACTTGTG CTCTTGGGACGAACATATTTGAAAGATGATGGTACAAAGGGAAAAGCAAAAACATTATTCCAAAAAGCACTCGAGTTAAACGAAAATTACCTACCTGCCGTTTATCTGTTGGCTGATTTGTATCAGTATGAAAATGATGTTGCGAGTTGCATGAAACTTCTGAAGAAACATGCAATGTTAACGCAAAATTGTAAGCTTCATGCTATGTTAGGCGATCTACTGAGCAGCGATAAAGATCACTCGGGTGCTTTAGAACATTACACTATAGCACTGAA CCTTGATCCAACAAACGGTTGTGCAATGGCAGGTCTACTCGCTATGGGACAAAGTGGCACGAGCGGAACAGGAGGTGTAAACACTTCATATCTTGACTCATCTATGGCAGAGGACGGCAGCGATGTACCGGATAACCCACTAGAAATGATCGAAATGCCGCAAAATGTCCACAATGACGTGGAGTCAGAAAGTGATATAATGTGGTCTGACGTAGAGATTGAAATCAATCAGTAA